Proteins co-encoded in one Candidatus Binatia bacterium genomic window:
- a CDS encoding Rdx family protein produces the protein MNIEIRYCQEUSYLPRATSLAAELKKDLGVDATLTPGGGGVFDVIADGKTIFSKKQVGRFPEVVEILGMLKQKK, from the coding sequence ATGAACATCGAGATCCGCTACTGCCAGGAATGAAGCTATCTCCCTAGGGCCACCAGTTTGGCGGCCGAGCTGAAGAAGGACCTGGGCGTCGACGCGACGCTCACGCCGGGAGGCGGCGGGGTGTTCGACGTGATCGCCGACGGCAAGACGATCTTTTCCAAGAAGCAGGTCGGGCGGTTTCCCGAGGTGGTCGAGATCCTCGGGATGTTGAAGCAGAAGAAGTGA